The segment AGCGCGTCGACGGCGTAGAAGAACGAGCCCCACGCCGTGCGCTTCGGAGGGCGGTACTGGTCGGACCGAAGCTCCGCGATCGCCGCGGCCGCGGGGACGGCGCAGCTCGGCTTGCGGGCGCTGATGATGCTGAGCGGCACGAGGATCGCCCGCGACCACGAGGACATCTCGTAGATGTTCAGGTAGAACCGGCGCGGGAGGAGGACCAGCTCCGGGGGGACCGAGGGGCATTTCGCCCAGGGGTATTGCCCGAAGATCGCCAGATAGATCTTCGTGAAGGAGTTGCAGGCGTCGATGCCACCGAGCCTGAGGATGACCCGGCGGGCGCGCTGCATGTGCCCGGCTTCGGGATCGTCTCCGAGCAGCTTCAGGACGAAATAGGCTTTGGTGGAGGCGCTGACGTCCGGCGGGCCTCCCGGATAGATGGCCCAGCCTCCCTCCTCGAGCTGCTTCCGCCGGAGGTAGTTGCCGACCTTCCCGATCTTCTCGCCGCCGCAGCGGCCGAGGAACCACATCGCCAGGACGTATTCCGACTCGAGGATCGTGTCCCCTTCCAGCTCCCCCCGCCAGTGGCCATCGGACGCTTGCAGCGCCAGGAGGTGCCCCTGCGCGCGCTCGAGCGCCTCGCGCAGGCGGAGGGCCGATTCGGCGGAGCTTTGGGGGACGGAAGGGGCGAAGGCGGAACCGTGGGACACCCTGGATAATCCTCCCTCTCCACTTTGGCTGCAACTGCCCGCGGGGTCAAGCAAATACACTACCACCGTTTACGGCGTTAACGAAACTCCAGCCGTCTCCGGGCGGGGTGGTCCAGGAGACGTGCCACTGCCGGTTTGCCGGTAGCGGGGACGAGGTTTCCGGCCGGGCCCTGCCTCGCGGCCGGCCCTCGAACTGACCCGTGCCCGTCTCCCGGCGGCTCTCCGCACCTGCGCCGCGCCGCTCTTTTTTGCTTTCCCCACCGCCCGCAAGCCGCCGGGGCCGCGGGCCGCGCCGCCTTGACCTCAGTGCAAGGCAGTGCTAGGTTTTGCTCAATCCGGTCCCAATCCGTCCGAAAGGAGACTCGACCATGAGCCGCCCACATCGAGTTGGAACCTCGTCCTTTCATTTCCTGCGCCTCGGACGCGCGCTCGCGGTCGGGGTCGTCCTGGCGGCGGGGATCCTGTCGTCCTCCGCCCAGACTTCCGAGAACGCTTTCCGGATTTATCGCCTCGGCAAGACGGCCACGTTTCAACGAGGCTGCTTCGCGCCTTGCCTGTGCCCCGTCATGGAGACCGGCGGGGTCGAGGGGACCTTCGTTCTTACTCCGACCGGCGCAGCGGGCTCGTTCCGGACCTACTCGGTCACCGAGGTCAACTGGTCCGTCACCCTCCCCTCGGGGCCGATCCGAGTGACCGGCGGCGGCAGCTACCAGATCGGCGGCTACCCCGTTCAGGAACAGCTCTCGCTGGATCTGAAGGGGGGGGACGACCCGGTCCAGCATTTCGACAGCGGCCTGGTCGCGGGCGGGGGCGACTTCCCCCGGATCGCCGTGACGATCTCCATTCATGGCCAGTACTGCTTCGACACGGCGTTCGGCGTCGACGCCTCGCCGGTGCCCACCGATGAAGTCCACTCCTACAAGCTGCTGCCCCAGAGCACCTACCAGCGAAGCTGCGGCGGGCCCTGCGCCTGCGCCCCGGGGCCGGTCCTGCCGATCCGCGGCAGCTTCTCGCTCGTCGACCTCGATCCGACGCCGCTTTTCAACCAATTCGTCGTGACGATGGTGAAATGGCAGGTGGCTCCCGATCCTTCCTCCACTTCGGCTTCGGGCCTGCCTGTGAGCGGCGACGGCTTTTACCGCGTGGGCGGCGAATTCGCGGTGCAACAACAGATGAGCCTGGATCTGAAGGTCGGAACGGAGCCTTCCGCCTTGTATGACAGCGGCCTGGTGCCAGGCGGCGGCGCCTTCCCGAGGATCGACGTCAAGATTGAGAACGGAGCGGGAAGCTGCGTGACGACGGTGATCGACTTGCATGCCAAGCCGGCGCTCTCGGGAAGAATGGCTTCCCCGTCGCTCGAAAACTCCTCCTTCTAGGACTCGAGAGCGAGGCGCTCGGCGCATCCCCCTTCCTCTCGTCGCGCCAAAGGAACGATGAACGAGGTCAAGGCCCGGATTTCGCAGGCGGCGCAGGAGCTTTTCCTCAGCGAAGGGGTCGACGGCGTGTCGATGCGGAAGATCGCCGACCGCGTCGGGGTCACCGCCACGGCGCTCTACCGCCATTTCCGCGACAAGGAGGAGATCTTCGGCGAGATCATGAACGCCGGCCTGACGATCCTGTCGGAGTATCTGAGTCCGGCGCTGAAGGGCGAGGACCCCTACCGCCGGCTGACGGGCTTGATCGACGCCTATCTGCGCTTCGCCCTGGAGCAGCCGCGGTATTTCGACCTGGCCTTCCTCGTCCCGGGAGCCATGGCCGGGATCTCCGAGGAGCTGGAGCGGCGCAATCGCGCCACCTTCAAGCTCGCGGTGGAGCAAGTCGCGCGATGCATGGAAGCGGGAATCTTCCGGCGGAGCGATCCGATCGGGACGGCGATCTATCTTTGGTCCACGGCGCACGGCCTGGTCATGCTTCAGAGGACGAACCGGCTCGGAGGCGACGCGGCGCAGTTTCGCAAGCTCTACCGCTCGGTGATCGGACGCGCGCTCGACGGGCTCCGGGAGAGTCCCCGTGCGAAGGCGCGGGGACCGGCGGCGATCAGGGCTGCGAAGCGGCGTCGAGAAGGGGCTTGAGCTCCCCCTTGGCGTCCATCTCGCGCACGATGTCGCACCCGCCGATGAGCTTGCCGTCGACGAACACCTGGGGGATCGTGGGCCAGCTCGAATAGGCCGACAGGACTTGGCGGTACCGCGGATCCGGAAGGATGTCCACGGCGGCGAAGGGGACGCGGTGCTTCCGGAGGATGTCCACCACGCCAGCCGAGAAGCCGCAGCGGGGCATGTCGGGCGTTCCCTTCATGAAAACGGCGACCTTGTTCTCTCGGATGACCTTCTGAATTTCGTCGAGAATCGGATCGGGCATCTCATCCTCCGCGAATCGCGCCCGGGCCTCACGGCTCCGGAGCGCTGGTTTTCAGGGATAGGGCGTGGATCTCGTTGGTGGCCATGAGATCCCGCAGCGGAGCGTAAACCATCTGGTGCTGCTCGACCAGGGTCTTCCCGCGGAACTGCTCGGCCACGACGATCGCTAGGAAGTGATCCCCGGTCCCGGTCGTGTCCCGAACCTCGATCCGGGCGCCCGGAAGCGCGCCGGCGATGAGCGTCTCGACTTCCGCGGGCGTCGGCATCGGAAGATCCTCTCCGGTATCGATAAGGACGGCCACTCCCCGCGCCGCCGAGTGTAAAATGCCCGCGGCGCCCCTCTTATTCCGGGGACGCCGCGGGAGAAACGAAATGTCCGAAGACACTCAGCGCTGGTCCGTCTGTCCCATCGAAGACTGCGAGTACGCTCAGGAATACGATCCCGACGCCGCCGCCTTCTGTCCCGACTGCGGGATGGAGCTGATCTCCGAGTGCCCTTCCTGCAAGAAGCCGGTCATGTCGGCGGATCAGATTTCCTGCAGCGATTGCGGGACGGGCTTCAAGGAATAGCTCCCCGTTACGGGTAGATGCCCCGGACCCGGGTCGCCTCCGCCACCCGGCCCACGGCGAGGATGTAGGCGGCGGTCCTCATGTGGACGCCGTACCGCTCCGCCACCGAGTGGACCTCCTTGAAGGCCTGCGTCATCTTCCGCTCGAGGTGGCGGTTGACCTCGTTCTCGTCCCAGAAGAACGAATAGAGGCCCTGGACCCACTCGAAGTAGGAGACGGTGACGCCCCCGGCGTTCGCCAGGATGTCGGGGATCAGGAACACGCCGTTCTTGAAGAGGATCTCGTCGGCGCCCGGCGTCGTCGGCCCGTTGGCCGCCTCGGCCAGGATTTTCGTCTTGATCTTGGACGCGTTCTGGAGCGTGATCTGGTTCTCGAGGGCCGCCGGGACGAGCACGTCGCACTCGGTCTCGAGCACCTGGGCGTTGGTGATGTTGTCCGCCTCCGGATAGCTCGTGACGGATCCCGTCTTTTCCTTGTGAGCGAGAGCCTTCGTCGGGTCGATGCCGGAGGTGTTGCGGATTCCGCCCCGGGAGTCGGACATCGCGACGATTTTGGCTCCGTCCTCGTGCAGGAGCCGCGCCACGATGCTTCCGGCGTTACCCGCCCCCTGGACCGCCACGCGCGATCCCTTGAGGTTCAATTTCAGGATCTTGCAGGCCTCGCGAATCGTGAACTGGCAGCCGCGGGCGGTCGCCTCGTTGCGGCCTTCGGATCCCCCGACCGAAAGGGGCTTGCCGGTGACGACGCCGAGGCAGGAGTACCCCTTCGTCATGCTGTAAGTGTCCATGATCCAGGCCATCGTCTGCGGAGTCGTATAAACGTCGGGCGCCGGAATGTCCTGTTCCGGGCCGATGATGACGCTGATTTCGGAGGTGTACCGGCGGGTCATTCTCTCCAGCTCGCCGAGGGACATCTCCTTGGGATTGCAGACGACCCCTCCTTTGCCGCCGCCGAAGGGAATATTCACGGTGGCGCACTTCCAGGTCATCCAGGAGGCCAGCGCCTTGACCTCGTCGAGGCTGACGTCGGGATGGTAACGGATGCCGCCTTTCGCGGGACCCCGGGCGATGTTGTGCTGGACCCGGTGCCCTTCGAAGACTCGCAGGGTGCCGTCGTCCATTTTCGTCGGAATGGCAACCGTCAGCTGGCGCTTCGGAGTCTTGAGCACCATGCGCAGGCCCGCATCGAGGTTGAGGTGATCGGCGGCGGTGTCGAACTGCTTCTGGGCGATTTCGAACGCATTCAGAGTTTCACTGGCCATCGTGAGCTCCTGTGCTCCTGATCGGAGATCGCCGGAACGAAAGTCGACCCCGGGGCCGGCAATCGGCGACCGCGGATCTCCTTCAGTGCGGCATGAAGGGAGCCGATTATATACCGATTGGCTTGTGCAACGCACCCGCGGGACGGGGCGGAGCCGGCCCCGATGCGAGCCGGCGGCGTTGATCCTCGCGACGGGATGACGAGAGGCTTGCTGCAGGTTTGGACCGCGCTCCCCCCCAGCTGCCGGGCGAGGAGGCGCGGTCCGGCGATCCGGGTCCTTACCTTACAGAATCTCGCACACGTAACAGTTGGGACCGGTCCTGACGCAGGCGCCCCCCCTCGCGGCACATTTCGCGGGGTTGCAGACGGTACCGCACGAAGAGGGAGCGGCCGACGCCGTGTTCAGCGAGATCATGTAACCACCAGCAGCTACGAATACCGCCAAGAGCAGCAATCCGAACAGCCTTTTCACGCGACTCTCCTCCAGGATGGGCTGCAAGAGTCGGCTTCGAACCCCTCGAAGCCGATTCAGAAGCCGTCGAAGCAGGACCAACGGACAAATTTCACCGAAGCCGGGGGTTTTCCGGCGCGCGCCCGTTTTTTCATTCGGGCGCCGGGTCCTGTCTGCCGGTCCCCCCGCAGCCTGGCGATCGTCCGGAGAACGGGAGCCCCGAAGAGTCGGTTCCGGAAGGCGTCGAATGACTGCTGGAGGGGCCGGAAGGGGGCGCTTCTTTTAACCCTGGGCCCGCCGGCGGGTGGGGGCGCGATGGGACGAGGCGAGACGGAAGGCGAGGCTTTCCAGCTGAATTTTCAGATCGACGTTGCGGAGGCTGGTCGCGGGGGGCACGCGGACCTGGGCGGGGGCGAAGTTGAGGATGGCGGGGATTCCGGCGCCCGCCACGGCGTCCGCCGCCGACTGGGCCGCGGGGGCGGGGACCGCGAGGACCGCGATTTGCACCCCTTCGCGCTGCGCGACCTCGCGAATCTGCGAGACCGGCAGGATGGGAGCCCCGTTCCGGCAGGCTCCTCCGATCTTGTCCGGCGCCGTGTCGAAGAGGGCGACGATCCGAAAGCCCTCGCGGTTGAATCCGGCGTAGTCGCCGAGGGCCATGCCCAGGTTTCCCGCCCCCACGATGACGACCTTCAAGTCACGGTCGAGGCCGAGAATCCGGGTGAGCCGGCCTTTCAGCTCCTGGACGGAATAACCGACGCCGCGCACCCCGAATCCGCCGAAATTCGCCAGGTCCTTGCGAATCTGCGCCGAGCTGAGCCGGAACTGATCGGCGAGGGTTTGGGAGGAGATCGTGACCACCTTCTGGCGCTGCAGCTCCTCCAGGCAGCGCAGGTAGAGCGACAGACGCTGCGTGACGAGATCGGAAACTTCCGCCCCGCGCTCTCGTTTGCGCCTCATCGAGGAGACCCTTCCTCCTGCCGAATACAGTCACCGAACCGTCCGGTGTCGCGTCTCCGAGACTCCGTTACGCTGGGCCGGTCGACCCGCGGCGAGTTCCAGCCGCCGGGTCCGAACCTCCCCGAATGCGGCCGTCCATCCCGGCCAGTCGCGTCGCGCCTCGCTGGCGTGCCGCGCTGGGCGCGCGGCGCTTCGGTGCGCCTTGCCATCCGGGCGTCTCGATCGCCGCGAGGGGAACCTGATTGCCCGGCCGCAACACTAGGGCTTCTTTTCGGGGACGGAGACCTGGAATCGCGCCTTGGCCGCGGAAGTGACGGCCAGCTTGTGGATGACGCTCTTGGCGCTGAACTCGCACGAATCGACGCGGTCGCCCGGCTTCAGACTCTCGAGCGTGGCCGGCTGCCCGTCGAGCGTCAGGGCGCTCTGAGGAGTCGCGAACACCTGATACTCGTTGACGTGGGTCTTGATGAGAATCATGTGACGATCGGGGAAGAGCCGGACCACCGTCCCTTCGATCGTCCTCCACTCGGGGTGTTCGGCGGCCTTCGCCTTCCCTTCGGAAGTTGTCGAGCCCTCGGCCGGCTTGGCCGCTTC is part of the Candidatus Polarisedimenticolia bacterium genome and harbors:
- a CDS encoding TetR/AcrR family transcriptional regulator, which codes for MNEVKARISQAAQELFLSEGVDGVSMRKIADRVGVTATALYRHFRDKEEIFGEIMNAGLTILSEYLSPALKGEDPYRRLTGLIDAYLRFALEQPRYFDLAFLVPGAMAGISEELERRNRATFKLAVEQVARCMEAGIFRRSDPIGTAIYLWSTAHGLVMLQRTNRLGGDAAQFRKLYRSVIGRALDGLRESPRAKARGPAAIRAAKRRREGA
- the grxD gene encoding Grx4 family monothiol glutaredoxin; the protein is MPDPILDEIQKVIRENKVAVFMKGTPDMPRCGFSAGVVDILRKHRVPFAAVDILPDPRYRQVLSAYSSWPTIPQVFVDGKLIGGCDIVREMDAKGELKPLLDAASQP
- a CDS encoding BolA/IbaG family iron-sulfur metabolism protein — its product is MPTPAEVETLIAGALPGARIEVRDTTGTGDHFLAIVVAEQFRGKTLVEQHQMVYAPLRDLMATNEIHALSLKTSAPEP
- a CDS encoding zinc ribbon domain-containing protein, which gives rise to MSEDTQRWSVCPIEDCEYAQEYDPDAAAFCPDCGMELISECPSCKKPVMSADQISCSDCGTGFKE
- a CDS encoding Glu/Leu/Phe/Val dehydrogenase codes for the protein MASETLNAFEIAQKQFDTAADHLNLDAGLRMVLKTPKRQLTVAIPTKMDDGTLRVFEGHRVQHNIARGPAKGGIRYHPDVSLDEVKALASWMTWKCATVNIPFGGGKGGVVCNPKEMSLGELERMTRRYTSEISVIIGPEQDIPAPDVYTTPQTMAWIMDTYSMTKGYSCLGVVTGKPLSVGGSEGRNEATARGCQFTIREACKILKLNLKGSRVAVQGAGNAGSIVARLLHEDGAKIVAMSDSRGGIRNTSGIDPTKALAHKEKTGSVTSYPEADNITNAQVLETECDVLVPAALENQITLQNASKIKTKILAEAANGPTTPGADEILFKNGVFLIPDILANAGGVTVSYFEWVQGLYSFFWDENEVNRHLERKMTQAFKEVHSVAERYGVHMRTAAYILAVGRVAEATRVRGIYP
- a CDS encoding redox-sensing transcriptional repressor Rex; the encoded protein is MRRKRERGAEVSDLVTQRLSLYLRCLEELQRQKVVTISSQTLADQFRLSSAQIRKDLANFGGFGVRGVGYSVQELKGRLTRILGLDRDLKVVIVGAGNLGMALGDYAGFNREGFRIVALFDTAPDKIGGACRNGAPILPVSQIREVAQREGVQIAVLAVPAPAAQSAADAVAGAGIPAILNFAPAQVRVPPATSLRNVDLKIQLESLAFRLASSHRAPTRRRAQG